From the genome of Desulfonatronum sp. SC1:
CAGGCTTTTCCAGAGTTTTCCATGGTTTGGGATAGAGAAGTGGAGCAGCTCGTGGACGATGACGTAGTCCCACAACTCCTGCCTGAGTTCGAGCAGGTCCGTGCTGAAGTTGAGGTGTCCGTTGGTGGAGCAGGAGGCCCATTTATTCCGCATCGGGCGCATACCAAGCCATACCACGTCAACGTCCAGTTTTTTCGCCCAATGAAGGACTCGATCTTTAAACGCGCGTTTTTGATCCAGTGCCGCCGTCACTTTAAATCCTGTCCGCCTTTTCCAGCAGCCTGAAAAGCTGATTCACCAAGGCTGTCACCCGTTCCAGGTCGTCACTATTGGC
Proteins encoded in this window:
- a CDS encoding M48 family metallopeptidase, whose protein sequence is MTAALDQKRAFKDRVLHWAKKLDVDVVWLGMRPMRNKWASCSTNGHLNFSTDLLELRQELWDYVIVHELLHFSIPNHGKLWKSLMRAHLGEYEAHEIELKNMAHNSALQQSRQTAARR